The DNA window GCCGGGGTAGCGTCAGGCGCACCCGAGGTCGAGGTGCGTTAGGTCCACTGTCGAGGAGGCGCGGATGCTCGGTGCCACGGAGGTCGTCCGGGCGTTGCGTCCGGTCGATCTGACCGCGGTCCGTACGGTGCTCGACGCCGACCCGGTGACGAACGTCTTCGTCGACTCCCGCGTCCGTGCCTCGGGCATGGACATGCGCCGGATGGGCGGCCAGCTCTGGGGGTACGAGGAGGGCGGCCGGCTCGTCTCGCTGTGCTACGCCGGCGCGAACCTCGTTCCCGTCTCGACCACCCCCGGCGCCGGGCAGGCGTTCGCCAACCGGGCCTTGCGCCTCGGCCGGCACTGCTCGTCGGTGTGGGGGACGCGCGACGCCGTCGAGCCGATGTGGCGGCTGCTCGAGCCGAGCTGGGGACCGGCCCGCGATGTCCGCGAGGTGCAGCCGTTCCTCACCATGACCAGCCAGCCGCTGGTGACGCCCGATCCGCTGGTGCGGCGGGTGCGGGCAGACGAGCTCGACCAGCTGTACAACGCGTCGGTGGCGTTCTTCACC is part of the Tenggerimyces flavus genome and encodes:
- a CDS encoding GNAT family N-acetyltransferase, which produces MLGATEVVRALRPVDLTAVRTVLDADPVTNVFVDSRVRASGMDMRRMGGQLWGYEEGGRLVSLCYAGANLVPVSTTPGAGQAFANRALRLGRHCSSVWGTRDAVEPMWRLLEPSWGPARDVREVQPFLTMTSQPLVTPDPLVRRVRADELDQLYNASVAFFTEELGISPESRDGGSYYRTRVADLIGRGYAFARVEDGEIVFKAEIGVATPSAFQIQGVWVRPDRRGEGLSAAGVAAVVAAGLREIAPVATLYVNDFNVAARRAYSRVGFRPTATFMTVLF